From Segatella copri, the proteins below share one genomic window:
- a CDS encoding ATP-binding protein, with the protein MAEYIHRNIDSELFAWKEDSMRKPLLLRGARQVGKSSAVKNLGKQFEYLAEVNFERNKAIKTFFQGDIDVRLIAKKISSYINVPIEAGKTLLFLDEIQECPEAIMALRFFKEDYPELHVIAAGSLLEFTLQELPTFGVGRIHSLFMYPMTFDEFLYANHEEGLILLRNEAYGNQSLDQAFHDKLVEYFRTYLLVGGMPESVLAWTKTHDFNRCRNIQEDIILTYEDDFSKYKKRVNPDLLRTTMRGICHQAGEKLTYKQISADYQSSQIREALRLLTLAGIVTPVVATSGNGIPLDAEADEKSMKVLFLDPGLLLAVLQLEGDLSQQLIELILAGTPQELVNKGGVTEMVAGLEMMRYKPCIQRQKMFYWEQKGKSVAEIDYLEIHNMKITPIEIKSGTQGGMKSLWLFMREKKLTEAFRCSLENFGSFDYIDKQDDNAIRHVTILPLYALSLLRSR; encoded by the coding sequence ATGGCAGAATATATACATAGAAACATAGACTCAGAACTCTTCGCCTGGAAGGAAGATTCCATGCGGAAACCCTTGCTGCTTCGTGGTGCCCGACAGGTTGGGAAGTCATCAGCAGTTAAAAACTTGGGAAAGCAATTCGAGTATCTCGCCGAGGTAAACTTCGAACGTAACAAGGCAATCAAAACCTTCTTTCAGGGGGATATTGACGTACGATTGATTGCTAAAAAAATCAGTAGCTATATCAATGTCCCTATAGAAGCAGGTAAGACGCTCCTCTTTCTCGACGAAATCCAGGAATGCCCTGAAGCCATCATGGCACTACGCTTCTTCAAGGAAGATTATCCTGAACTGCATGTCATAGCCGCAGGATCACTTCTGGAATTTACGCTTCAGGAACTCCCTACTTTTGGAGTAGGAAGGATTCACTCGCTCTTCATGTATCCGATGACTTTCGATGAATTCCTGTATGCCAATCACGAAGAAGGACTCATTCTTCTCCGTAATGAAGCATACGGAAACCAGTCTTTAGATCAAGCCTTCCATGATAAACTCGTGGAATACTTCCGCACCTACCTGCTTGTTGGAGGCATGCCGGAATCTGTTCTGGCATGGACCAAGACACACGATTTCAACCGATGCAGAAACATCCAGGAAGACATCATTCTGACATACGAAGATGATTTCAGCAAGTATAAAAAGAGAGTCAACCCAGATTTACTGCGCACAACGATGCGTGGCATCTGTCATCAGGCAGGAGAGAAGTTGACATACAAGCAAATATCAGCAGATTATCAGAGTTCACAAATCAGAGAAGCCCTCCGCCTGTTGACACTTGCAGGAATCGTTACTCCTGTGGTCGCTACCTCGGGCAATGGTATTCCGCTGGATGCGGAAGCTGACGAGAAAAGCATGAAGGTCCTCTTTCTGGACCCAGGATTACTGTTAGCCGTGCTTCAACTGGAAGGCGACCTGTCTCAGCAGCTCATAGAACTTATTTTAGCCGGCACTCCTCAGGAACTTGTCAATAAGGGAGGCGTAACAGAAATGGTTGCCGGACTCGAGATGATGCGTTACAAACCATGCATCCAGCGCCAGAAGATGTTTTATTGGGAGCAGAAGGGGAAGAGTGTTGCCGAGATAGACTATCTGGAAATCCACAACATGAAGATTACCCCTATCGAAATCAAATCGGGCACTCAGGGCGGCATGAAGAGTCTCTGGCTATTCATGAGAGAGAAAAAGCTCACCGAAGCATTCCGTTGTTCCTTAGAGAATTTTGGATCATTTGATTACATTGACAAGCAGGACGATAATGCCATAAGGCATGTCACCATACTGCCTCTCTATGCATTATCCCTATTGAGAAGCCGTTAA
- a CDS encoding alpha-L-arabinofuranosidase C-terminal domain-containing protein produces the protein MRKAKIFAAALLAMSSLGAFAQHQFTVQANKPGAEIQPTMYGIFFEDINFGADGGLYAEMVENRSFEFPQRLMGWNTFGNVTLSDVKPAFDRNPHYVTLESAGAREKQTGLENRGFFGMGLKKDMKYDFTVYGRLHLIDGKQGKIRVELVNSKNDVIAKQVINITNNKWQKLTATLTSPQTDAKGLMRVYLEKGSESVDLDHISLFPEDNWNGLRADLVQDLADLKPGIFRFPGGCIVEGTDLDTRYEWKNSVGAPENRPLNENRWRDTFPHRLFPNYYQSLGLGFYEYFLLSEKIGAEPLPILSVGLACQYQNDDKDPNAHVAVKDLQSYIDDALNLIEFANGPVTSKWGKLRADMGHPAPFNLKQIGIGNEQWGPMYPERLQKFMEQIHAKYPKIKICGSSGPSADGKDFDYGWKQMRKLGVDMVDEHYYKSPEWFRSNASRYDKYDRKGPKVFAGEYAAHAENDPNSWEAALSEAAFMTGLERNADVVYQATYAPLFAHVEGWQWRPDLIWFDNLSSVRSANYYVQQLYGENKGTNVLKLTENGKAVAGENGLYATACFDKATKSYIVKIANTSNEAKEINVTFNGIKKLNSGKVTVLHADDIQAENKIDNKNVVVPVVSDAQVQGNVLNVKMKPNSFVVYRF, from the coding sequence ATGAGAAAAGCAAAAATTTTCGCAGCAGCATTGCTGGCGATGTCTTCACTCGGAGCTTTCGCACAGCATCAGTTTACTGTTCAGGCTAACAAGCCTGGAGCAGAAATCCAGCCTACCATGTATGGTATCTTCTTCGAGGATATCAACTTCGGTGCCGATGGTGGTCTTTATGCAGAGATGGTAGAGAACCGTTCCTTCGAATTTCCACAGCGCCTGATGGGATGGAATACATTCGGAAATGTAACCCTCAGCGACGTAAAACCTGCCTTCGACCGCAACCCTCATTATGTAACACTTGAGAGCGCAGGTGCACGTGAGAAGCAGACTGGTCTTGAGAACCGTGGCTTCTTCGGCATGGGCTTGAAGAAGGATATGAAGTACGATTTCACCGTATATGGCCGTCTTCATCTCATCGATGGCAAGCAGGGCAAGATTCGCGTAGAACTCGTCAATTCAAAGAATGATGTCATTGCCAAGCAGGTCATCAACATCACCAATAATAAATGGCAGAAGCTTACTGCTACCCTTACTTCTCCTCAGACCGATGCCAAGGGTTTGATGCGTGTTTATCTGGAGAAGGGTTCTGAGAGCGTAGATCTCGACCATATCTCTCTCTTCCCTGAGGACAACTGGAATGGTCTCCGTGCCGACCTCGTACAGGATTTGGCTGACTTGAAGCCAGGCATCTTCCGTTTCCCTGGCGGATGTATCGTAGAGGGAACCGACCTCGATACCCGTTATGAGTGGAAGAACTCTGTGGGCGCTCCTGAGAACCGTCCTCTGAACGAGAACCGCTGGAGAGATACCTTCCCACATCGCCTTTTCCCTAACTACTATCAGTCATTGGGCTTGGGCTTCTATGAGTATTTCCTCCTTTCAGAGAAGATTGGTGCTGAGCCATTGCCTATTCTCTCTGTAGGTCTGGCTTGCCAGTATCAGAACGATGATAAGGATCCTAATGCACATGTAGCAGTCAAGGATCTTCAGAGCTATATCGACGATGCACTCAACCTCATCGAGTTTGCCAATGGTCCTGTCACCTCTAAGTGGGGTAAGCTCCGTGCCGATATGGGTCATCCAGCACCATTCAATCTGAAGCAGATTGGTATCGGTAACGAGCAGTGGGGTCCTATGTATCCTGAGCGTCTGCAGAAGTTCATGGAGCAGATTCATGCCAAGTATCCAAAGATCAAGATCTGCGGTTCATCTGGTCCATCTGCTGATGGAAAGGATTTCGACTACGGTTGGAAGCAGATGCGTAAGTTGGGCGTAGACATGGTGGATGAGCACTACTACAAGAGTCCGGAATGGTTCCGCAGCAATGCCAGCCGTTACGACAAGTACGACCGCAAGGGTCCTAAGGTCTTTGCCGGCGAGTATGCTGCTCATGCCGAGAATGATCCAAACTCTTGGGAGGCAGCCCTTTCTGAGGCAGCTTTCATGACCGGTTTGGAGCGTAATGCTGATGTGGTTTATCAGGCTACCTATGCACCTCTCTTCGCTCATGTAGAGGGATGGCAGTGGCGTCCGGACCTCATCTGGTTCGATAACCTCAGCTCTGTCCGTTCTGCCAACTACTATGTTCAGCAGCTCTACGGCGAGAACAAGGGTACCAATGTGTTGAAACTTACCGAGAACGGCAAGGCTGTAGCAGGTGAGAATGGTCTCTATGCCACCGCTTGTTTCGACAAGGCTACCAAGAGCTACATCGTAAAGATTGCCAACACCTCTAACGAGGCAAAGGAAATCAACGTCACCTTTAATGGTATCAAGAAGTTGAACTCAGGTAAGGTAACTGTTCTCCATGCCGACGATATTCAGGCAGAAAACAAGATAGACAATAAAAATGTGGTTGTTCCTGTAGTATCAGATGCACAGGTTCAGGGCAATGTATTGAACGTGAAGATGAAGCCAAACAGCTTTGTTGTATACCGTTTCTAA